The genomic interval GGCCCGGCGCGCCGCCGCCCCAGCGCCGAGAGCGTCCACGCAGCCCCAGACGCCCGTGCCCGTGGCCCGGCCGGAGCCCGCGTCGTCGAGCACGTCGTCGGACTTCGAGTTCCTCAAGCGGCTGATGCTGATGGAGGTGAAGCGCAGCCGCCGGTACCGCTACCCCATCGCGTTGTTGATGGTGGAACTGGACCGCTTCCCGGAGCGGTCCGCGGGCCTGGTGCCGGCCGCGCGCAAGGGCGCGCTGGCGGAGGTGCTGGGTGTCCTGGTGGAGGGCGTGCGTGACATCGACGTGGCGGTGCCCTTCGCGGACAGCCGCTTCGTCGTCTTCCTGCCGCATACGCCGCGCTCGGGGGCCCGTATCGTAGCGGAGCGCCTGCGCGAGAAGCTCAAGTCCGTGGCGGGGCTGCCCTCAGGGACGGCCTCCGTGGGTGTCGCCGTGTCGGAGCCTGCGGCAGCGCGGAAGGACGCGGCGCCTGGAGCCCCGGGGCAGGCGGTCAGCTTCGGCGGCCTGCTCAAGGACGCGGGAGATGCGCTGCGGCGCGCGCAGGCGGCGGGCGGTGATTGGGTGGAAGTGGCCAGCGACGCCGGCCGGCCGGCTAGGACGGGTAGATGAAGTCCACGTCGCTGATGTCGTGGACCACGCCTGCGACGAAGCGGAAGAGCTCCAGGCCCCGCCCCTTGTCGTCCAGCCAGGTGCCGCTGGCGTCGTCGTAGCTGAAGTGGATGCCCTGGCCTCGGCCGGCCACCCAGATCTGCTTCACGGCGCGCTGGGTGTTGACGATGCACTTCTCCCGGGAGCGGGAGGTGAGGGTGAGCATGTCACCCGTGCTCTCCGCCTCCAGGATGTCCGGGTCGATGGCGTC from Myxococcus stipitatus carries:
- a CDS encoding diguanylate cyclase, with the protein product MAFVLLAEPAASVAGVLRRYLEGAGHDVTWVASAEEALRATRERPPAVVLAAGTGALDGEALCRSLRAQGLQVPALLMYSPDEEHAEERAAQAGADGGLVGPLKRATVLTCVSLLVQREEARRAAAPAPRASTQPQTPVPVARPEPASSSTSSDFEFLKRLMLMEVKRSRRYRYPIALLMVELDRFPERSAGLVPAARKGALAEVLGVLVEGVRDIDVAVPFADSRFVVFLPHTPRSGARIVAERLREKLKSVAGLPSGTASVGVAVSEPAAARKDAAPGAPGQAVSFGGLLKDAGDALRRAQAAGGDWVEVASDAGRPARTGR
- the cyaY gene encoding iron donor protein CyaY, translating into MMDEARYNQLVAAVFKRMLAAADAIDPDILEAESTGDMLTLTSRSREKCIVNTQRAVKQIWVAGRGQGIHFSYDDASGTWLDDKGRGLELFRFVAGVVHDISDVDFIYPS